GGGCGGCAAGGTGGTTACGACCGTCAAGGACCAATTCGGCTATGGCCCCGTCGGCGTGGTGATGAACACTGTCAATATCAACGGCGGCACGCTGACCCTAAACATCCCCGCTGGCAGCAACGAAACCGCCACCGGATTGACCTTCAACATGACCGGTGGCACGATTGCCTCTCTCTCAACCGCGGACATGGATTTCTTCAACAGTAATGCCTTGGGTAATACGACACTCAACACACTGGCGACTTCGACGACCGCGGTCTTTTCTTCCCCGCTAGGACTGCGCGAAACCAATCCGACGATTACCGTCGCTCAAGGAACCGCGCCTGGGGGAATCGATCTGTTGGTCAGTGGAATCATTTTGGAACGCGGCGCCGGTACGGGAACATTGATCAAGGCCGGTCCGGGCACGATGGAACTCAGCGCGGCCAACACCTTCACTCGCGGTCTTACTATCAGCGGCGGAACCGTGCTCCTCGGCAATACGCTGGCCCTGCAGAACTCCGCCGCAACGCTCAGCGCCAACAACGATTTGACATTTGCCCCGATCGCGGCGCCGCTTACGAATTACTACGTTCTCGGCGGGCTCAACGGCAGCGCCAATCTTGCGCTTACCGATACCAGCGGCAATCCGTTGACGCTGGTGGTCGGTGGAAACAATACCACCTCGACCTACGGCGGCGCGCTGAGCGGCACGGGCAGCGCCCTGGTCAAGATCGGCACTGGATCCTTCACGCTCTCGAATACCAACAGCTACACCGGCGGCACGGTCGTTTCCGCCGGCACCCTGGTGGCGAGCAATGGATTGGCCTCGCTGGGCGGCGCCGGCCCTTTAACCGTCTATAATGGAGCGACGGTAGTCGACGGCGTTGCGCTCGACCAGACGTTCGTGAACGCCGCCAAGAACGACGCAAACTTCTTCGTTCTGGCCATGGGGGCCAGCAGCTCGAACAATATCGACTTCAGCGCCACGGGCGCGAATCTGCCGAGTGCGAGCCTTGGGGCAGCCGGCGCCGTCACGTACAGCGGAGCGTTCACCCCGTTTGGAACCTCGTACATCTTCGGTGGCGGAGGAGGCACGCTCAATTTCACCGGCGCGCTTTCGGGATCCGGTTACTCGCTCACGAAAATCGGCACCGGCAGCACACTGGCGTTGACCACGGCCGCCACGCTAACGGGACCTGTCACTCTGTCCCAAGGCATCATCAATCTCAACTCCGCGGCGACATTCCTGAATAGCTCGGGAGTGACGCTGTACGGAAACTCCGGCGAGAGCGTCACCTCAGCGGCGCCGTTTGCGGTCGGAAACGTCCCGTTGTCCGGCCCGGTCCTGTTTCTCAATGATGGCTCGGGAACAACTGACCACTTTGGCGCGCCCACCGTCAATATGAACGGCGGATCGATCGAGCTGCTCAGCTCCGGCAGCACCACGATCCAGAACTTGAACTTGAACACTCAGGGGCAAATCGTCAGCGCCCCCAGCGCCGCCGCGGGCAGCGCGGTCAACATCACCAATCTCACGCTCGGTCCCACCGCGTCGGCCACTTTCGTCAGCCAGACTGGCCCGATCGGCAGCGGGACCACGAACGTCGGCCAGGTTTACATCACCAATCTCACGCAGAATTCCAATCCGATCGCACTGAACAACGGCACGGCCACGATGCTCGGCGCGGGCTTGACGGTGCAATCCTCCAGCGCCACCGGCAGCACCGGAGATGGCCACACTTATTATGCCGCCTACGGCGCCAATGGCGTGACGCAGCTCACCGGCACCACAACGACAGTCGGCGCCGGGGGTAATGTCGTCGACGCCGGCGAGACCCTGACGGGCACAAGTTTTTCGGTTAACTCTCTGGTCTCGCAGAACGCCAATCTGGTTATGCCCGCCGGCAGTTCGATGTCGATCGCCAGCGGCGGTTTGATCTTTGGCGGCACTACTCACACAATCGGCCCTGCAAGCGCCCAAACCGCTAACATCACCGGTGGAAGCTTCGCGAACAACTACACGTTCTATCTCACAGCGAATAACGGCGGAACCGATGGCGCGACGGGCTATGCGTTTACCAACCTTAGGTTGACGGACAACGGCGGAAATCCCCTCACATTCGTCATGGCTGGGTCTGGCACGTTCCAAATCGGTCAGACCGGCACGGGCGGAGTTGGCACCGCAACTTACACTGGTCCGACGATCATCAACGGCGGTGTGTTGCGAACCAATATCGGCGGCGGGCTGGGAACGCTCAACGCCACGCCGACGATTACCGTCAACGCCGGCGGCACATTGATGGGAGGTGCCGGAGACTCCTTCGGTTTCACCGCCAACATCGACGTAATTACGCTCAACGACGGGACGATCACCGAAAGCTCGGGCACGATCCGGCAAACCCTCTGGAATACGGTGACGATGAACGGCGGCACGATCACTGCCCCGGCCGGCGCCGGCAACACCGGCGATTATTCGATCGATAAGGGACTTATCGCCACGTCCGACGCCGCCGGCAACCCAGCCGTCATTAACGCTCCGGCAGGGATTGGTTTGCAGAATGGCAATGGGGCCGGGACCGCCAACCCCTTTACAGTGAACCGTGGCCCGGGCGCCGTCGACTTGCTCATCTCCTCGGCGATTTTCAGCTTTACCGCCGGCAACGGTATTTCCTTCAATGGCGGCGGCATTACGGTCCTGACAGCCAACAACACGTACACCGGCGTTACGAACATCAACAGCGGCACCGTGCGCGTCGGCGCCGGCGCGAATGCCGGCAGCCTGGGAACCGGCGCCGTGACCGACAATGGCACGCTGGTCTACAACCGGTTCGACAACATCACCTTCGCCAACAACTTCAGCGGCAACGGCACGCTCACGCAGGCGGGCACCGACACGCTGACTCTCACTGGCTCCCTGGCTTCCTTCACGGGCCAGACCAACATCAATTCCGGCGGGCTGCAATTCGGCGACGGCGTGACCACCACCGGCAAGATGGTTCAGGGCAGCAGCATCGTCGACAACGGCGCCTTGATCATTTCTTATCCGAGCCCGAACAACCAAACCTACAACGGCAACATCAGCGGCAGCGGCAGCCTGACCAAGAACGGCAGCTTCGCGCTCACGTTCACCCAGGCCCACACATACAGCGGTCCCACGGCCATCAATGCCGGCAGCCTTACTCTGGCCGGCAGCAGCACGGGTCTGGGCAACACGGCGATCGCCGTCGCCGCCGGGGCCTCGTTCTCCGTCCATCCCGGCGGCAGTTCCATCACTCTTGGGAGCACCGGCACCGCATCGGCCGGCGCCAGCCTCGCTCTCGCCGCCGGAACCGGAGCGAATGCCGGCGCCGCCTTCGACATGGTGGACGGCGGCATCGGAACCATCAACTTGCAGCAGGGGTCTGGGTTCGGAAGCGGGCTGATCCTGGGAGGTGCTGGCGCTTCCGCGAACGCTCCCAGCCTGTCGTTTGAGATCGGCAATTCGTTGGGAAGCATCGACCTGTTGGCCGTGACGAGTGCCGCAATGGTCGGCGCCAGCGGCGCGAAAATCACGATCGCCGGGCTCCCCGGCGCCACCTCGCTGGCCACCGGCGACTACACATTCATCACTGCGAGCGGTGGCTTGGGAGGCGCCGGTTTCGCGCTCGCCAGCACGACGCTCAGCGTCGGTTCGCACAGCTACAATCTTTCGCTGGTCGACTCCACGGCCACGAGCGAGGTGGTGACCGTCACGAACTCGCTTGTCCAGCCTCCGAACACCGCCTATTGGAACGGCAGCCACAGCGGTTTGTGGAATACGTTGATCGGCGGCAATACCACCAATTGGTCGACTGCGGCCACAAGCGGAGCCGATACGCAACAGCTCCCCGGCCCCCTCACCAACGTCTTCTTCACCGTCACCAGCGGCGCGCTGAACCTGAGCAACACGCTCGGTCAGGATTTTTCAATCAACAGCCTTAATTTCACCGGAACGGGCACGAGCGCGACCAACCCCGTGACGATCGGGGGCAGCAACACGTTGACGATCAACGGCGCCGCGGCGAACGGCAATACGGCCGGCAGCGGCATCACCGTGGCGGCCGGCTCCGGCGCGCACACGATCTCCAGCAATGTCGCCCTGGGCGCGAGCCAGACCTGGACCAACAGTTCGGCAAACTTACTCACGATTAGCGGGAACATTGGCGACGGCGGCAACGGATACGTACTGACGACGGCCGGCCAGATCTCGCTCGCGGGAATAAACACCTACTCGGGCGGCACCATCATCAGTTCCGGCGTGCTGACAATCAACGCCGATGCGGCCTTGGGTGCGATCCCCGCGTCTCCGCAAACCAACTTGACTTTCCCCGCTAACGGGGGCACGTTGCGGGCCGGCGGCACGCCGACCCTGAACGTCAACCGCAGCATCCTGATCGCCAGCGGCGTGACCGCGTCGTTCGACACCAATGGCAACGCCATGACGATCGCCGGCGCGATCACCGACGCCGACGGGACCGGCGTGGTCGCCAAAGTCGGCGCCGGCGTGCTGACGTTAAGCGGCGTCAGCTCCTATGGCGGCGGCACGATGGTCACGGCCGGCACTCTCCGACCCGGAGTCGGCGGCGGGGCCAGCGTGTTCGGCGCGAGCGGATCCAAAATCACGGTTGCCGCTGGGGCAACGCTCGACTACAACGGCATTCCGCTCAACGGCGGCACCGCGGCCGCCCCCACGCCGGATTACCCCGTTTTCGCCGCCGGCGCGGGCGTCGGCGGACTGGGCGCCTTGGTCGACAACGGCCCCACCAACGACAGCTCCGTCCGCTTGTTGACCCTGACCGGCGACACAACCGTCGGCGGCACCGTGCGGTGGGGCATGCGCTCGAGCAACGACGGAAACGCCACGTTGACGGGGGGCGGATTCAGCCTCACGAAGGTCGGCGCGTCCGATTTCGTCTTCGCCACGATCGCCGCAACTGGAAACAGCTCGCTGATGACGGGAGTGGCGAATATCAATATCAACGCGGGCCGGCTTGTCGTCGCCAACGCGGCGACGATCGACAACACGGTCGCCGGCAGCATTTTCATCAATACGACCGGCACCCTGGACCTCGGCGACTACACCGCCGGCGGCGCACCCGACGTATTCATTCTTAAGCCGATCGTCATGGCCGGCGGCACGATTGTCACCGATGCTGCCAGTAATCAGGGAAACGCCACCATCGGCGCGCCGATCAGTCTCAATGCGACCGGTCTCATTAACCCGCAGGCGACGTCGATTCTGACGTTGAGCGGCGCCATCACCGACGGCACCGCTTCGAACGGGATCACGATCAACGGCGCCGGCACCGTTGTCCTCACCGGGGCAAACGCTTATAGCGGCGTGACCACGATCAGCGCCGGCACGCTGCAGATCGACAACGGCGGCACGACCGGCACCCTCGGCACGGGCAACGTCGTGGACAACGCGGCTCTCGTGTTCAATCGCTCCGACACGACGTACACGGTCCCCAATGCCATCAGTGGCACCGGCAGCCTGACCCACGCAGGAAGCGGGAACCTCGTCCTTACCGGCAATCTCAGTTACGCCGGACCGACTACGATTACCTCAGGCGTATTGACTCTTGCCAATCCGACCACCGATGAGACGCTCAAGGGGGCGATCGGCGGCGGCGGCAGCCTCGTCAAGTCGGCTGCCAATATGGTAACGCTCGTCAATGGCGGCACATTCACGGGCGGCACCACGATCAATCAGGGCACGCTTGCCATCCGCAGCAACACGGCCCTCGGCACCGCCAACGTCACC
The nucleotide sequence above comes from Pirellulales bacterium. Encoded proteins:
- a CDS encoding autotransporter-associated beta strand repeat-containing protein, whose product is MIRRVIGLSAIAVLASSALASTAAAQTSIFWNGTGTTWNSTADWWTTAAGTTPVAAFSGATIIANFNATGVNSAQTITLDASQVVQGIVFTGTDTGGETINTGAGTNTLTIGTSGIVDNSGSGADAFNSTLVLSAAQTWTNNSANTLSINSGVSLVGTINAATALTVNGSGATSIAGVLANGGGASAKLSLTYGGAGTLTLSNTNTYSGGTTLSSGTLTAAAAGALGTGSVTVSGGTLTESAANALNGATQALTVNGGSAILNFANTYGGTTTLSSAAAPASLPTISLDFSGAGAPATNIINNGVTITNNNITSGSGLALGGGTLRVTGSTNAATTNSQAFNGTTVIAGLSTLAINNSSGNTINLDLGTITRTAAGGTLNFMQPASGTNNFYTTTSNPTFTGGTNTILGGYAVFSPVGSATPTTWASSAASGGTAGLVTGLSSYTVANGSTAITAGADIDAQASPATVTAITINSLRFNTAMPVTITGTAANTITVASGGILETAAVGANAVTITGGNLTTGNGADLIVNQYNTASPLTVLSAVTGTTGVTLSGGGTLVLGGANTYTGGTRLNAGTLQLGDGTTNNSATYSGVISGPGGVVVNGPGTIAFASATALNNTYTGNTVVNGGTLSLGGNFGDTNTGTIRGVLTINAGGKVVTTVKDQFGYGPVGVVMNTVNINGGTLTLNIPAGSNETATGLTFNMTGGTIASLSTADMDFFNSNALGNTTLNTLATSTTAVFSSPLGLRETNPTITVAQGTAPGGIDLLVSGIILERGAGTGTLIKAGPGTMELSAANTFTRGLTISGGTVLLGNTLALQNSAATLSANNDLTFAPIAAPLTNYYVLGGLNGSANLALTDTSGNPLTLVVGGNNTTSTYGGALSGTGSALVKIGTGSFTLSNTNSYTGGTVVSAGTLVASNGLASLGGAGPLTVYNGATVVDGVALDQTFVNAAKNDANFFVLAMGASSSNNIDFSATGANLPSASLGAAGAVTYSGAFTPFGTSYIFGGGGGTLNFTGALSGSGYSLTKIGTGSTLALTTAATLTGPVTLSQGIINLNSAATFLNSSGVTLYGNSGESVTSAAPFAVGNVPLSGPVLFLNDGSGTTDHFGAPTVNMNGGSIELLSSGSTTIQNLNLNTQGQIVSAPSAAAGSAVNITNLTLGPTASATFVSQTGPIGSGTTNVGQVYITNLTQNSNPIALNNGTATMLGAGLTVQSSSATGSTGDGHTYYAAYGANGVTQLTGTTTTVGAGGNVVDAGETLTGTSFSVNSLVSQNANLVMPAGSSMSIASGGLIFGGTTHTIGPASAQTANITGGSFANNYTFYLTANNGGTDGATGYAFTNLRLTDNGGNPLTFVMAGSGTFQIGQTGTGGVGTATYTGPTIINGGVLRTNIGGGLGTLNATPTITVNAGGTLMGGAGDSFGFTANIDVITLNDGTITESSGTIRQTLWNTVTMNGGTITAPAGAGNTGDYSIDKGLIATSDAAGNPAVINAPAGIGLQNGNGAGTANPFTVNRGPGAVDLLISSAIFSFTAGNGISFNGGGITVLTANNTYTGVTNINSGTVRVGAGANAGSLGTGAVTDNGTLVYNRFDNITFANNFSGNGTLTQAGTDTLTLTGSLASFTGQTNINSGGLQFGDGVTTTGKMVQGSSIVDNGALIISYPSPNNQTYNGNISGSGSLTKNGSFALTFTQAHTYSGPTAINAGSLTLAGSSTGLGNTAIAVAAGASFSVHPGGSSITLGSTGTASAGASLALAAGTGANAGAAFDMVDGGIGTINLQQGSGFGSGLILGGAGASANAPSLSFEIGNSLGSIDLLAVTSAAMVGASGAKITIAGLPGATSLATGDYTFITASGGLGGAGFALASTTLSVGSHSYNLSLVDSTATSEVVTVTNSLVQPPNTAYWNGSHSGLWNTLIGGNTTNWSTAATSGADTQQLPGPLTNVFFTVTSGALNLSNTLGQDFSINSLNFTGTGTSATNPVTIGGSNTLTINGAAANGNTAGSGITVAAGSGAHTISSNVALGASQTWTNSSANLLTISGNIGDGGNGYVLTTAGQISLAGINTYSGGTIISSGVLTINADAALGAIPASPQTNLTFPANGGTLRAGGTPTLNVNRSILIASGVTASFDTNGNAMTIAGAITDADGTGVVAKVGAGVLTLSGVSSYGGGTMVTAGTLRPGVGGGASVFGASGSKITVAAGATLDYNGIPLNGGTAAAPTPDYPVFAAGAGVGGLGALVDNGPTNDSSVRLLTLTGDTTVGGTVRWGMRSSNDGNATLTGGGFSLTKVGASDFVFATIAATGNSSLMTGVANININAGRLVVANAATIDNTVAGSIFINTTGTLDLGDYTAGGAPDVFILKPIVMAGGTIVTDAASNQGNATIGAPISLNATGLINPQATSILTLSGAITDGTASNGITINGAGTVVLTGANAYSGVTTISAGTLQIDNGGTTGTLGTGNVVDNAALVFNRSDTTYTVPNAISGTGSLTHAGSGNLVLTGNLSYAGPTTITSGVLTLANPTTDETLKGAIGGGGSLVKSAANMVTLVNGGTFTGGTTINQGTLAIRSNTALGTANVTLAGGRLQLQAGNGFLTGRSIGVNFEGGANGGAPTSLLATDTAGVVPQANWNNTANAAGTTATVDSPVAGTIVDSSGAATPVTLTYASNNTYGVGQTITNGDSKLMNGYLDLNNANATTTSVALANLPYSTYNIYAYVGSDGNGRVGHGTVNGTSIFFTTNDNPFNGYVQATATTQAASANATYLLFPNVTGSSVTYTQNGNTNNVGLCGIQIVETTTGPITLANNLVVTADSTLDLTGFASGSITGSLSIGANTLSVTGGSTGANVPYTLNLGAVNLSGNATFNVANNGTAAGAATLGVVDDAGGGFGITKTGSGTLILKSPTGSTYAGATNVNSGTLLVANISGSATSSAAVTVASSGTLGVSAAFGAGTISGAVTVSGGMTSASIGSQTSASLTLANGLSLGTAANSSFTLNGTGANNTTNSNALIYVSGGTLSVGSNNSVTISGSPIIGVYDLYGYNSGPTSTANFITPAAPVGYAWSLAVSNNGAGIGSSNASANQLDLVITKVPVAWTGAVNGAWDTTTQNWAMGLPGVATTYANNDAVSFGDTNPINGNLVTNTAVAIQAGGVTPAAVSFTNTGAANGGVDYTVSGNLILPAGASLSKSGAGTATLTGAPTLGNNSTLAISGGTLRVSASTGSASVGTGVTATVSNSATLALSGSVSALGTATPGQRVNITTTSASASVTVTDSNQQVGGIDGPGTVRVSPVTTSASLTADHITAGALIIGGDATHSALVTIDASDSNGNPLDGGGFAIAGSLAPSDPFGAGTASSSSLLAGSSTSAGSSPAGVSLGGVAAASASLGGGLSAVPEPSSLVLLALGGLALLTGLRRSRR